In Azospirillaceae bacterium, a genomic segment contains:
- the dapB gene encoding 4-hydroxy-tetrahydrodipicolinate reductase codes for MRIGIVGCGGRMGRMLMREVLGTPGATLSGGTVRPGNPHLGADLGVLAGLDPAGVTATDDAEALFAASDAIIDFTTPAATPLHADLAARHGTALVIGTTGLTAEQQAAIDTAAAKAALVQAPNMSLGVNLLLALVEDVSRTLGPDVWDIEIVEMHHRHKVDAPSGTALGLGRAAASGRGVDLAAVSDRVRDGHTGARETGHIGFATLRGGDVVGDHTVIFAAEGERIELTHKAGSRAIFARGAVRAAVWAGARQPGLYSMRDVLGL; via the coding sequence ATGCGGATCGGGATCGTGGGCTGCGGCGGCCGGATGGGCCGCATGCTGATGCGGGAGGTGCTGGGCACGCCGGGCGCCACGCTGTCGGGCGGCACGGTGCGGCCGGGCAACCCGCATTTGGGCGCCGACCTGGGCGTCCTGGCCGGGCTGGACCCCGCCGGCGTCACCGCCACCGACGATGCCGAGGCCCTGTTCGCCGCCAGCGACGCCATCATCGACTTCACCACCCCCGCCGCCACCCCCCTGCATGCCGACCTGGCGGCCCGCCACGGCACCGCCCTGGTGATCGGCACCACCGGCCTGACGGCAGAGCAACAGGCCGCCATCGACACGGCGGCCGCCAAGGCGGCCCTGGTGCAGGCGCCCAACATGAGCCTGGGCGTCAACCTGCTGCTGGCCCTGGTGGAGGATGTGTCCCGCACCCTGGGCCCCGACGTCTGGGATATCGAGATCGTGGAGATGCACCACCGCCACAAGGTGGATGCCCCCTCCGGCACCGCCCTGGGCCTGGGCCGCGCCGCAGCCTCCGGCCGGGGCGTGGATCTGGCCGCCGTGTCCGACCGGGTGCGCGACGGCCACACCGGTGCCCGCGAGACGGGGCACATCGGTTTCGCCACCCTGCGCGGCGGCGACGTGGTGGGCGACCACACCGTCATCTTCGCGGCCGAGGGCGAGCGCATAGAGCTGACCCACAAGGCCGGCAGCCGCGCCATCTTCGCCCGGGGGGCGGTGCGCGCCGCCGTCTGGGCGGGCGCCAGGCAGCCTGGCCTCTACAGCATGCGCGACGTGCTGGGCCTGTAA
- a CDS encoding zinc ABC transporter substrate-binding protein: MSLLRLFSVAALLWLSLAVPSRADAPHVVASVKPVHSLVAALMQGVGQPRLLVDGTASPHSFSLKPSDADALSHADIVFWMGPTLEPFLVKPLQTLAKGAHVVTLIQAPGLRPLALRTAGVWADDDHAHLTAAAAGTPDTQIDGHAWLDPSNAKAMAVAMADALIAQDPADATRYRDNLAALLRSLDALDAEIGALLAPVAGKPFVVFHDAFHYLEARYQLDGVGAITLNPEVRPGAARLSQLRARVQASGAACVFAEPQFESSLVAVLVDGTRAKRGVLDPEGALLPAGPELYATLMRGNARALAGCLGG; encoded by the coding sequence ATGTCCCTTCTACGCCTGTTTTCGGTCGCCGCCCTGCTGTGGCTTAGCCTCGCCGTCCCGTCGCGGGCGGATGCGCCCCATGTGGTGGCCAGCGTGAAGCCGGTGCATTCCCTGGTGGCGGCGCTGATGCAGGGGGTGGGGCAGCCGCGCCTGCTGGTGGACGGCACGGCCAGCCCGCACAGCTTCAGCCTGAAGCCGTCGGACGCCGACGCCCTGTCCCACGCCGACATCGTGTTCTGGATGGGCCCGACCCTGGAGCCCTTCCTGGTGAAGCCGTTGCAGACCCTGGCCAAGGGCGCCCACGTCGTCACCTTGATCCAGGCGCCGGGCCTGCGCCCCCTGGCCCTGCGCACCGCCGGCGTGTGGGCGGACGATGACCATGCCCATCTGACGGCGGCGGCGGCCGGCACGCCCGACACCCAGATCGACGGCCACGCCTGGCTGGACCCCAGCAACGCCAAGGCCATGGCGGTGGCGATGGCCGACGCCCTGATCGCCCAAGACCCTGCCGATGCCACCCGTTACCGCGACAACCTGGCAGCCTTGCTGCGTAGCCTGGACGCGCTGGACGCGGAGATCGGCGCCCTGCTGGCGCCGGTGGCGGGCAAGCCCTTCGTCGTCTTCCACGATGCCTTCCATTACCTGGAGGCGCGTTATCAATTGGACGGTGTCGGCGCCATCACCCTGAACCCGGAGGTGCGGCCGGGGGCGGCGCGCCTGAGCCAGCTGCGCGCCCGCGTCCAGGCCTCCGGTGCGGCCTGCGTCTTCGCCGAGCCGCAGTTCGAGTCGTCGCTGGTCGCCGTCCTGGTGGACGGGACCCGGGCCAAGCGCGGCGTGCTGGATCCGGAGGGCGCCCTGTTGCCCGCCGGCCCTGAGCTTTACGCCACCTTGATGCGCGGCAACGCGCGGGCTTTGGCGGGCTGCCTGGGCGGCTGA
- a CDS encoding metal ABC transporter ATP-binding protein yields MPVPGQSPEVRSDPVLIKTAGLTVRFGRRAVLQSVDLSVSAGEVVTLVGPNGAGKSTLLRAVLGLQKPSGGTVWRRPDLRIGYLPQRLTVDWTLPLTVRRLLSLWGPVTPQAVADTLAEVGAAALADAAVQSLSGGELQRVLLARALLRRPDLLVLDEPAQAVDVAGQATLYALIDAIRYRHGCGVLMVSHDLSYAISGTDRLVCLNGHVCCAGRPEDVRRHPDFQALFGIDPLAMPAWLAAAGPHSHADATPPGCQHAHDHKGPTHG; encoded by the coding sequence ATGCCGGTGCCCGGACAGTCCCCAGAAGTGCGATCGGACCCCGTTCTGATCAAGACCGCCGGCCTGACGGTGCGGTTCGGCCGGCGCGCGGTGCTGCAATCGGTGGACCTGTCGGTGTCGGCCGGTGAGGTCGTGACCCTGGTCGGGCCCAACGGTGCCGGCAAGTCCACCCTGCTGCGCGCCGTGCTGGGCCTGCAAAAGCCCAGCGGCGGCACCGTCTGGCGCCGGCCGGACCTGCGTATCGGCTATTTGCCCCAGCGCCTGACGGTGGACTGGACCCTGCCGCTGACGGTGCGGCGCCTGCTGTCCCTCTGGGGGCCCGTGACGCCCCAGGCCGTGGCCGACACACTGGCGGAGGTGGGGGCGGCCGCCTTGGCCGACGCCGCCGTGCAGTCCCTGTCGGGCGGGGAGCTTCAGCGCGTGCTGCTGGCCCGTGCCCTGTTGCGCCGGCCCGACCTGCTGGTGCTGGACGAACCGGCGCAGGCGGTGGACGTGGCGGGCCAGGCGACGCTCTACGCCCTGATCGACGCCATCCGCTATCGCCACGGCTGCGGCGTGCTGATGGTCAGCCATGACCTCAGCTACGCCATATCCGGCACCGACCGGCTGGTGTGCCTGAACGGCCATGTCTGTTGCGCCGGCCGGCCGGAGGATGTGCGCCGCCATCCTGATTTCCAGGCGCTGTTCGGCATCGACCCGCTGGCCATGCCCGCCTGGCTGGCGGCCGCCGGGCCGCACAGCCATGCCGACGCCACCCCGCCCGGCTGCCAGCATGCACATGATCATAAAGGCCCCACCCATGGATGA
- the znuB gene encoding zinc ABC transporter permease subunit ZnuB: protein MDDFLLRALAGGVGVALVAGPLGCFVVWRRMAYFGDTLSHAALLGIALGFIAGINLMAAVALVGLVLAGLLVLMQRQRKLATDTLLGLLSHTTLSLGLIVVALLQTVRVDLMSYLFGDILSVSTADLAWIWGGGLVVLAVLAWLWRPLLAMTVSEDLARVEGVPVLATQVAFMMLMAATIALAMKVVGVLLITALLIIPAACARRFARTPEIMAALAALVGVLAVGGGLGASFRADLPAGPAVVVAAAALFLIAQVFPRRALG, encoded by the coding sequence ATGGATGATTTCCTGCTGCGCGCGCTGGCCGGCGGTGTCGGCGTCGCCCTGGTGGCGGGGCCCCTGGGCTGCTTCGTCGTCTGGCGGCGCATGGCCTATTTCGGTGACACCCTGTCGCACGCCGCCCTGCTGGGCATCGCCCTGGGCTTCATCGCCGGCATCAACCTGATGGCGGCGGTGGCGCTGGTGGGCCTGGTGCTGGCGGGCCTGCTGGTGCTGATGCAGCGGCAGCGCAAGCTGGCCACCGACACCCTGCTGGGCCTGCTCAGCCACACCACGCTCAGCCTGGGCCTGATCGTGGTGGCGCTGCTGCAGACGGTGCGGGTGGACCTCATGTCCTATCTGTTCGGCGACATCCTGTCGGTCAGCACGGCTGACCTCGCCTGGATCTGGGGCGGCGGCCTGGTGGTGCTGGCCGTGCTGGCCTGGCTGTGGCGGCCCCTGCTGGCCATGACGGTCAGCGAGGATCTGGCGCGGGTCGAGGGCGTGCCCGTGCTGGCGACCCAGGTGGCCTTCATGATGCTGATGGCGGCCACCATCGCGCTGGCGATGAAGGTGGTGGGCGTGCTGCTGATCACCGCCCTGCTGATCATCCCCGCCGCCTGCGCCCGCCGATTCGCGCGCACGCCGGAAATCATGGCCGCCCTGGCGGCGCTGGTTGGGGTGCTGGCGGTGGGCGGTGGGCTGGGCGCTTCCTTCCGGGCGGATTTGCCGGCGGGGCCGGCGGTGGTGGTGGCCGCCGCCGCCTTGTTCCTGATCGCCCAGGTTTTTCCCCGGCGCGCCCTGGGCTGA
- a CDS encoding penicillin-binding protein activator, with amino-acid sequence MTYARTSGPAKTAAKSATAALLGLSLLGACANQPTVAVPPPQAQAPQAAPEPQAQPAQPQPEAAPTPPPPPVPADATVRVALLLPLTGKAAGLGEAMQEAAQMALFDAADDHFELLIRDTKSTPEGSVAAAQDALAAGASLLIGPVYGVDAKAVAPVAGTVPVLSFSNDATVADTHAPTGGTWVLGFQPQDQVARVVSYAAGHGLTHLALLAPVGPNGDMVEQAMRDAASKAGADLAKVARYQPNQKDVSDTIKRLSNFDQRHAMREAARDAAKAGTPATPGAGPDDLPFQAILIAEGGQRLREVAPLLPFFDIDPGPVRFLGTGQWDEPGIGREPALVGGWYASAAPDARQGFEKRFSDVYGERPQRLATLAYDATALAAVLAKAHKAYVRENLTNPDGFAGIDGVFRLLPTGQVERGLSVLEVTKTGVTVVDPAPTSFTAPAQASGS; translated from the coding sequence ATGACGTATGCCAGGACATCGGGGCCGGCCAAAACCGCAGCCAAGTCCGCCACGGCGGCGCTGCTGGGCCTGTCCCTGCTGGGGGCCTGCGCCAACCAGCCCACGGTAGCGGTCCCGCCGCCGCAGGCGCAAGCGCCGCAAGCGGCCCCCGAACCCCAGGCGCAACCGGCCCAGCCCCAACCGGAGGCCGCCCCCACCCCACCGCCACCGCCCGTGCCGGCCGACGCCACGGTGCGCGTGGCATTGCTGCTGCCCCTGACCGGCAAGGCCGCCGGCCTGGGCGAGGCCATGCAGGAAGCGGCGCAGATGGCGCTGTTCGATGCGGCCGACGACCATTTCGAGCTGCTGATCCGCGACACCAAGAGCACGCCGGAAGGGTCGGTGGCGGCGGCACAGGACGCGCTGGCCGCTGGCGCCAGCCTGCTGATCGGCCCGGTCTATGGCGTGGACGCCAAGGCGGTGGCGCCGGTGGCGGGCACGGTGCCGGTGTTGAGCTTTTCCAACGACGCCACCGTGGCCGACACGCACGCGCCCACCGGCGGCACCTGGGTGCTGGGCTTCCAGCCGCAGGACCAGGTGGCGCGCGTGGTCAGCTACGCCGCCGGCCATGGCCTGACGCACCTGGCCCTGCTGGCGCCCGTGGGCCCCAACGGCGACATGGTGGAACAGGCCATGCGCGACGCGGCGTCCAAGGCGGGCGCCGACCTGGCCAAGGTGGCCCGCTACCAGCCCAATCAGAAGGACGTCAGCGACACCATCAAGCGGCTGTCCAATTTCGACCAGCGCCATGCCATGCGGGAAGCGGCGCGCGATGCGGCCAAGGCCGGTACGCCGGCCACACCCGGGGCCGGCCCGGACGACCTGCCCTTCCAGGCCATCCTGATCGCGGAGGGCGGACAGCGCCTGCGCGAGGTGGCGCCGCTGCTGCCCTTCTTCGACATCGACCCCGGCCCGGTGCGTTTCCTGGGCACCGGCCAGTGGGATGAGCCCGGCATCGGGCGGGAGCCGGCGCTGGTCGGCGGCTGGTACGCCAGCGCCGCACCCGATGCCCGCCAGGGCTTTGAGAAGCGGTTCAGCGACGTCTACGGGGAACGGCCGCAGCGCCTGGCCACCCTGGCCTATGACGCGACGGCGCTGGCCGCCGTGCTGGCCAAGGCGCACAAGGCCTATGTGCGTGAGAACCTGACCAACCCCGACGGCTTCGCCGGCATCGACGGCGTCTTCCGCCTGCTGCCCACCGGCCAGGTGGAACGCGGACTGTCGGTGCTGGAGGTGACCAAGACCGGCGTGACGGTGGTCGACCCCGCCCCAACCAGTTTCACGGCACCGGCGCAGGCGTCGGGGTCGTAA
- the rsmI gene encoding 16S rRNA (cytidine(1402)-2'-O)-methyltransferase: MNPQHPPIDDVDAGDDTFEDAPFDPEAAQDGAEPSGTASPRKPPPGLHVVATPIGNAGDITLRALETLKGVDAIACEDTRVTARLMTRYQVRKPLLAYHEHNAARMRPQLLARMAAGQAIALVSDAGTPLISDPGYKLVREAREQGLFVTHLPGASATLTALVLAGLPSDRFMFIGFLPSKAGARRAALEEVAGVRTTLVLFESAQRLADLLADAAQVLGGREVAVARELTKLFEEVRRGTLPDLAAHYAEAGPPKGEVVVVIGPPVAAGEEAVDIDGLLRTALRTLSIRDAAATVAEASGAPRKQIYQRALALSKDDGAKDGTGDDQG; this comes from the coding sequence ATGAATCCGCAGCATCCGCCGATCGACGATGTCGATGCCGGCGACGACACGTTCGAAGACGCCCCGTTCGACCCGGAGGCAGCCCAAGACGGGGCAGAGCCTAGCGGCACGGCCTCGCCGCGTAAACCGCCGCCTGGGCTGCATGTCGTCGCCACCCCCATCGGCAACGCCGGTGACATCACTCTGCGCGCGCTGGAAACCCTGAAGGGCGTGGACGCCATCGCGTGTGAGGACACCCGCGTCACCGCCCGGCTGATGACGCGCTACCAGGTGCGCAAGCCGCTGCTGGCTTATCACGAACACAACGCGGCGCGCATGCGGCCCCAGTTGCTGGCCCGCATGGCGGCGGGCCAGGCCATCGCCCTGGTGTCGGACGCCGGCACGCCCCTGATCTCCGATCCCGGCTACAAGCTGGTGCGTGAGGCCCGGGAACAGGGCCTGTTCGTCACCCACCTGCCGGGCGCCAGTGCCACCCTGACGGCACTGGTGCTGGCGGGCCTGCCGTCCGATCGCTTCATGTTCATCGGTTTCCTGCCCTCCAAGGCCGGTGCGCGCCGTGCGGCGCTGGAGGAGGTGGCCGGCGTGCGCACCACCCTGGTGCTGTTCGAGTCGGCCCAGCGTCTGGCCGACCTGCTGGCCGATGCCGCCCAGGTGCTGGGCGGGCGCGAGGTGGCGGTGGCGCGCGAACTGACCAAACTGTTCGAGGAGGTGCGGCGCGGCACCCTGCCCGACCTGGCCGCCCATTATGCCGAGGCCGGCCCGCCCAAGGGCGAGGTGGTGGTGGTCATCGGCCCGCCGGTGGCGGCGGGGGAAGAGGCCGTGGACATCGACGGCCTGCTGCGCACGGCCTTGCGCACCTTGAGCATCCGCGACGCCGCCGCCACGGTGGCGGAGGCCAGCGGCGCCCCGCGCAAGCAAATCTACCAGCGGGCGCTGGCGCTTTCCAAGGATGACGGGGCCAAGGACGGGACGGGGGATGACCAGGGCTGA
- a CDS encoding YraN family protein translates to MTRADRLADKTLKGRSGERLGRWAEAWCRLALRLKGYQVLASRCRTPAGEIDIVALRGDLLAIVEVKARATEMAGHLAVTQAQWRRLERAAGLFVAARPRLARHAVRFDLMIVQPRRWPRHLPDAWRIQP, encoded by the coding sequence ATGACCAGGGCTGACCGGCTGGCCGACAAGACGCTGAAGGGCCGATCGGGCGAACGGCTGGGCCGCTGGGCGGAGGCCTGGTGCCGGCTGGCCCTGCGGCTCAAGGGCTATCAGGTGCTGGCCAGCCGCTGCCGCACCCCGGCGGGGGAGATCGATATCGTGGCATTGCGCGGCGACCTGCTGGCCATCGTCGAGGTGAAGGCCCGCGCCACCGAGATGGCGGGCCATCTGGCGGTGACGCAGGCGCAATGGCGGCGGCTGGAACGGGCCGCCGGCCTGTTCGTCGCCGCCCGTCCGCGCCTGGCCCGCCACGCGGTGCGCTTCGACCTGATGATCGTCCAGCCCCGCCGCTGGCCCCGCCATCTGCCGGACGCCTGGCGGATTCAGCCTTGA
- a CDS encoding transglutaminase-like domain-containing protein: protein MNSPGPRNTKADTQARELLRAIGQMPDDRIDLAEAALALAVLSGAEGALRPYRRHLADVAATVARRAGGAAPADLTLADCLDALRGTLVDELGYEGDTATYEDPQNANLAQVIDRRLGLPVTLGILYIHAARAQGWDMVGLAFPGHFLIRLDHGGDRAILDPFGAGRTLSVVDLRDLIKQTSGAAAELLPEHYAPVGNRDVLLRLHNNVKMLHMRADRADQAAAAVEAMLLFAPDQMALWREAGLLQAQLGHISTAIQAFETFMDLGTRAGAPPQLLHQTATLVQHLRNRLN, encoded by the coding sequence GTGAACAGCCCAGGTCCCCGAAACACCAAGGCCGATACCCAGGCCAGGGAACTGCTGCGCGCCATCGGCCAGATGCCGGACGACCGCATCGACCTGGCGGAGGCCGCGTTGGCCCTGGCGGTCCTGTCGGGTGCTGAGGGCGCCTTGCGCCCTTATCGCCGCCACTTGGCCGACGTGGCCGCCACCGTCGCCCGCCGCGCGGGTGGTGCCGCCCCCGCCGACCTCACCCTGGCCGATTGCCTGGACGCCCTGCGCGGCACCCTGGTGGACGAACTGGGATATGAAGGCGACACCGCGACCTATGAGGACCCGCAGAATGCCAACCTGGCGCAGGTGATCGACCGGCGCCTGGGCCTGCCGGTGACCTTGGGCATCCTCTACATCCACGCCGCCCGCGCCCAGGGCTGGGACATGGTGGGCCTGGCCTTCCCCGGCCATTTCCTCATCCGCCTGGATCATGGCGGCGACCGCGCCATCCTGGACCCCTTCGGCGCCGGCCGCACGCTCAGCGTCGTGGACCTGCGCGACCTGATCAAGCAGACATCCGGGGCGGCGGCCGAACTGCTGCCCGAACACTACGCCCCGGTGGGCAACCGCGACGTCCTGCTGCGCCTGCATAACAATGTGAAGATGCTGCATATGCGCGCCGACCGGGCCGACCAGGCGGCGGCGGCGGTGGAGGCCATGCTGCTGTTCGCGCCCGACCAGATGGCGTTGTGGCGCGAGGCCGGCTTGTTGCAGGCCCAGCTCGGCCACATATCCACGGCCATCCAGGCGTTTGAGACCTTCATGGATCTGGGCACCCGCGCCGGCGCCCCGCCCCAACTGCTGCACCAGACCGCAACCCTGGTGCAGCATCTGCGTAATCGACTGAACTGA
- the gshB gene encoding glutathione synthase: protein MSLSVAIQMDPMQSINIDTDSTFMMALEAQRRGHTLYHYLPQDLAFRHNRLVATARPLQVRRERGNHHTFGSPETLDLASVDVVLMRQDPPFDMAYITATHLLEHIHPKTLVVNDPASVRNAPEKLFVTHFPDLMPPTLITSAKDEVLAFRREYKDIIVKPLFGNGGAGVFHVKPDDENLGALLETFTLLYREPIIVQKYLPEIRQGDKRILLVDGEPVGAVSRLPQDGEARANFHAGGSAAKTDLTQREREICAAIGGVLRDKGLVFVGIDVIGDYLTEINVTSPTGIQEINRLNGGAIEATLWDAIERRFSASR from the coding sequence ATGAGCCTGTCCGTTGCCATTCAGATGGACCCGATGCAGTCCATCAACATCGATACCGACAGCACCTTCATGATGGCGCTGGAGGCGCAGCGGCGGGGGCACACCCTGTACCACTACCTGCCGCAGGACCTGGCCTTCCGCCACAACCGCCTGGTGGCGACCGCCCGGCCGCTGCAGGTGCGGCGCGAACGCGGCAACCACCACACCTTCGGCAGTCCCGAGACGCTGGATCTGGCCAGCGTGGATGTGGTGCTGATGCGCCAGGACCCGCCCTTCGACATGGCCTACATCACGGCCACCCATCTGTTGGAACACATCCATCCCAAGACGCTGGTGGTGAACGACCCGGCCTCCGTCCGCAACGCGCCGGAAAAGCTGTTCGTCACCCACTTTCCCGACCTGATGCCCCCGACGCTGATCACCAGCGCCAAGGACGAGGTGCTGGCCTTCCGCCGCGAATACAAGGATATCATCGTCAAGCCGCTGTTCGGCAACGGCGGCGCCGGTGTCTTCCACGTGAAGCCGGATGACGAGAATCTGGGCGCGCTGCTGGAAACCTTCACCCTGCTGTATCGCGAGCCCATCATCGTGCAGAAGTACCTGCCGGAGATCCGCCAGGGCGACAAACGCATCCTGCTGGTGGATGGCGAGCCGGTGGGCGCCGTCAGCCGCCTGCCCCAGGACGGTGAGGCCCGCGCCAACTTCCACGCCGGCGGCAGTGCGGCCAAGACCGACCTGACCCAGCGTGAACGCGAGATCTGCGCCGCCATCGGCGGGGTGCTGCGCGACAAGGGCCTGGTGTTCGTGGGCATCGACGTCATCGGCGATTACCTCACCGAGATCAACGTCACCAGCCCCACCGGCATCCAGGAGATCAACCGCCTGAACGGCGGCGCCATCGAGGCCACCCTGTGGGACGCCATCGAACGTAGATTCAGCGCTTCTCGCTGA
- a CDS encoding type II toxin-antitoxin system RelE/ParE family toxin: MTQVLWSDDALSDIEVHVAYIDQFNPEAANRLARALLAAGHSLAMFPQRGRPGLEPDTRELTVAWPYVIVYRVRDDMVEIARVWHGAQER, translated from the coding sequence TTGACCCAGGTTCTCTGGTCGGACGACGCCTTGTCCGATATCGAGGTGCACGTCGCCTATATTGATCAATTCAATCCGGAAGCGGCCAATCGGCTGGCCCGCGCTTTACTGGCGGCGGGTCATAGCTTGGCGATGTTTCCACAGCGCGGCAGGCCGGGGCTGGAACCCGACACCCGGGAACTGACGGTGGCGTGGCCTTACGTCATTGTTTATCGGGTGCGTGACGACATGGTCGAGATTGCCCGTGTCTGGCACGGAGCCCAGGAGCGCTGA
- a CDS encoding DUF1289 domain-containing protein, translated as MHAPEDYVASPCTRVCRIEQRTSLCVGCLRSLEEITRWGGMTPDERRAVLALLPERAQASRKARRWRLTARD; from the coding sequence ATGCACGCCCCCGAAGATTACGTCGCCAGCCCCTGCACCCGCGTCTGCCGGATAGAACAGCGCACCAGCCTGTGTGTCGGCTGCCTGCGCAGCCTGGAAGAGATCACCCGCTGGGGCGGCATGACGCCGGATGAACGCAGGGCCGTTCTGGCGCTGCTGCCGGAACGGGCCCAAGCCAGTCGCAAGGCACGCCGCTGGCGCCTGACGGCACGGGACTAG
- a CDS encoding ATP-binding protein: MAVLKTVRQRRSAVFFLTRGPILAAVSGVALTILAAFYVHTMLSGVAQARLAEEADARARHIQQRLDRIAATLGAEGDFLNANPAPAEFDRQVSLLIDLRPEIKALSWVAAGGHVLRSGPVGAEVAPADFATLLPATGGQAPAADGLAVRLGGDGTSLLLAHLTSGADTALVARIDLRDLLTLRMEGQATPRLWTRLSLRSRGGEAVFVQTGHKATVTMEFSRAVSVGDSVWWLDMTGDLIAGLERQAWEVEAVLVFGLALTLGITLVLMVSRRRAHDRTVLLASLEQANAVLHANERKYRDIYENAVEGMFTVTIGGAFLSANPAMARMLGYGSEEELAVAVPDAWSQLFIDQHLRADFTRDVAERGAVQDFTAEMRRRDGTALWVSLSARVLLDSAGRAYAFQGTADDVTDRRGAEVALRLAKEQSEFASRSKTEFLANMSHELRTPLNAIIGFSEIIGSQSLGAIGNPAYAEYARDVHDSGRMLLDLINDILDLSKIEAGKRELNEHMVDLPRVFASGLRVVKERAIRGGINLQTNYAAFLPRLRADEVALKQLLSNLLANAVKFTLKGGSVTLGAVVDDQGRLAITVTDTGIGMRPEDIGRALEPFRQIENPLTRTAGGAGLGLPLVRALVELHGGTLEIDSAPGAGTTARVLMPADRVWPDVGLVAASS; encoded by the coding sequence ATGGCGGTGTTGAAGACCGTGCGGCAGCGCCGCTCGGCCGTCTTTTTCCTGACGCGCGGCCCCATCCTGGCCGCGGTGTCCGGCGTGGCGCTGACGATCCTCGCGGCTTTTTATGTTCATACCATGCTGTCGGGCGTGGCCCAGGCCCGGTTGGCGGAGGAGGCCGACGCCCGCGCCCGCCATATCCAGCAGCGCCTGGACCGCATCGCCGCCACCCTGGGCGCGGAAGGCGACTTCCTGAACGCCAATCCGGCCCCGGCGGAGTTCGACCGCCAGGTGTCGCTACTGATCGACCTTCGGCCCGAGATCAAGGCCCTGTCCTGGGTGGCGGCCGGCGGCCATGTTCTGCGATCCGGTCCGGTTGGCGCTGAGGTGGCGCCCGCCGACTTCGCCACCCTGCTGCCCGCCACCGGTGGCCAGGCACCGGCAGCTGACGGCCTGGCGGTGCGTCTGGGCGGAGATGGCACCAGCTTGCTGCTGGCGCATCTGACGTCCGGCGCCGACACCGCCCTGGTGGCGCGCATTGATCTGCGTGACCTGCTGACCCTGCGCATGGAAGGCCAGGCCACACCCAGGCTGTGGACCCGGCTCAGCTTGCGGTCGCGGGGTGGGGAGGCCGTTTTCGTCCAGACCGGCCACAAGGCCACCGTCACCATGGAATTCAGCCGGGCGGTTTCGGTCGGCGACAGCGTGTGGTGGCTGGATATGACGGGCGACCTGATCGCCGGCCTGGAACGCCAGGCGTGGGAGGTGGAGGCCGTGCTGGTGTTCGGCCTGGCGCTGACCCTGGGCATCACCCTGGTGCTGATGGTCAGCCGGCGGCGCGCCCATGACCGCACCGTCCTGCTGGCCAGCCTGGAACAGGCCAACGCCGTCCTGCACGCCAATGAACGCAAGTACCGCGACATCTATGAGAATGCGGTGGAGGGCATGTTCACCGTCACCATCGGTGGCGCCTTCCTGTCCGCCAACCCCGCCATGGCGCGCATGCTGGGGTATGGGTCGGAGGAGGAACTGGCGGTCGCCGTTCCCGACGCCTGGTCCCAGCTGTTCATCGACCAGCACTTGCGCGCCGACTTCACCCGCGACGTGGCGGAACGCGGCGCCGTCCAGGACTTCACGGCGGAAATGCGCCGCCGCGACGGCACCGCGCTGTGGGTCTCGCTGTCGGCGCGCGTGCTGCTGGACAGTGCCGGCCGCGCGTACGCCTTTCAGGGCACGGCCGACGACGTCACCGACCGCCGGGGGGCGGAGGTGGCGTTGCGCCTGGCCAAGGAACAGTCCGAATTCGCCAGCCGCTCCAAGACCGAATTCCTGGCCAATATGAGCCATGAGCTGCGTACGCCGCTGAACGCCATCATCGGTTTTTCCGAGATCATCGGCAGCCAGTCGCTGGGCGCCATCGGCAACCCCGCCTATGCCGAATATGCCCGCGACGTCCACGACAGCGGCCGCATGCTGCTGGATCTGATCAATGACATCCTGGACCTGTCGAAGATCGAGGCCGGCAAGCGTGAACTGAACGAGCATATGGTGGACCTGCCCCGGGTCTTCGCCTCGGGTCTCAGGGTGGTGAAGGAACGGGCCATCCGTGGCGGCATCAACCTGCAGACCAATTACGCCGCCTTCCTGCCCCGCCTGCGCGCGGACGAGGTGGCGTTGAAGCAGCTGCTGTCCAACCTGCTGGCCAATGCGGTGAAGTTCACGCTGAAGGGCGGCAGCGTCACCCTGGGCGCTGTCGTGGACGACCAGGGCCGCCTGGCCATCACTGTCACCGATACCGGCATCGGCATGCGGCCCGAGGATATCGGCCGGGCGCTGGAACCTTTCCGCCAGATCGAAAACCCCCTGACCCGTACCGCCGGCGGCGCCGGCCTGGGCCTGCCGCTGGTCCGCGCGCTGGTGGAACTGCACGGCGGCACGCTGGAGATCGACAGCGCCCCCGGCGCCGGCACCACCGCCCGCGTCCTCATGCCCGCCGACCGTGTCTGGCCGGATGTCGGGTTGGTTGCCGCTTCCAGTTAA